Proteins encoded by one window of Kineococcus endophyticus:
- a CDS encoding ROK family transcriptional regulator, whose translation MSEPATTSDARPPQWRRAMVSGRLRATVVPAQARAHNRAVLLSLLFHDGPASRADLARSTGLTRVTVSEIVGDLLAEGLVAELGLRPEGRVGKPAMMVGLRTTEHFVLAVDLQSQPTARAAVLDLGGAVVHEETTDLGGRTGRAALETVADLAARVLHDSGRPVVGAGVASPGVVDAHGVVRDSANLDWNEVHLAEHLGTRLGTGVHVANDADAAALAEFTYADASTSGFLLVAIGRGVGAGLVLDGNLVRGHGLAAGEIGHLTVNPRGPQCSCGRRGCLETYLGLPHLQSAVEGRTASGRRSALRDAGRRLGAVLAPVVAALNLEEVLLTGPPELLDGPLLEATREFVASACLPATSGTVDLRMARLGEAGILQGAAALVLSGEFGFG comes from the coding sequence GTGAGCGAGCCGGCCACCACCAGCGACGCCAGGCCACCCCAGTGGCGACGGGCGATGGTCTCCGGACGCCTGCGCGCGACGGTCGTGCCCGCGCAGGCCCGGGCCCACAACCGCGCCGTCCTGCTGAGCCTGCTGTTCCACGACGGGCCCGCCTCCCGCGCGGACCTGGCGCGCTCGACCGGCCTGACGCGCGTGACCGTCTCCGAGATCGTCGGCGACCTCCTCGCCGAGGGACTCGTCGCCGAACTCGGCCTGCGCCCCGAGGGGCGCGTCGGCAAACCGGCGATGATGGTGGGGTTGCGGACCACCGAGCACTTCGTCCTCGCGGTCGACCTGCAGTCCCAACCGACGGCCCGGGCGGCCGTCCTCGACCTCGGCGGTGCGGTCGTGCACGAGGAGACGACCGACCTCGGCGGCCGCACCGGACGGGCGGCGCTCGAGACCGTCGCGGACCTCGCGGCCCGCGTCCTGCACGACTCCGGTCGGCCGGTGGTGGGGGCGGGCGTGGCCTCTCCCGGCGTGGTGGACGCCCACGGCGTCGTCCGCGACTCCGCCAACCTCGACTGGAACGAGGTCCACCTCGCCGAGCACCTCGGCACCCGGCTCGGGACCGGCGTGCACGTCGCCAACGACGCCGACGCGGCCGCCCTGGCGGAGTTCACCTACGCCGACGCCTCGACCTCGGGTTTCCTCCTCGTCGCGATCGGCCGCGGCGTCGGTGCCGGGCTCGTGCTCGACGGGAACCTCGTGCGCGGGCACGGCCTGGCGGCCGGTGAGATCGGCCACCTGACCGTGAACCCCCGGGGGCCGCAGTGCAGCTGCGGCCGCCGCGGTTGCCTCGAGACGTACCTGGGCCTGCCGCACCTGCAGTCGGCCGTCGAGGGCCGGACGGCCTCGGGCCGGCGCTCGGCGCTGCGGGACGCGGGGCGCCGGCTCGGCGCCGTGCTGGCCCCCGTCGTCGCCGCCCTGAACCTCGAGGAGGTGCTGCTCACCGGGCCGCCGGAACTCCTCGACGGCCCGCTCCTGGAGGCGACGCGCGAGTTCGTGGCGAGCGCGTGCCTGCCGGCCACGAGCGGGACGGTCGACCTGCGGATGGCCCGGCTCGGCGAGGCCGGGATCCTGCAGGGCGCCGCCGCCCTCGTCCTCTCGGGCGAGTTCGGTTTCGGCTGA
- a CDS encoding family 20 glycosylhydrolase, with product MPVTPFPRPQSMTSTTGTGPAADAPLRVVLDPATPAQGYRLQTSPEGTTIAHSDAAGLRYALATLDQLRADREFSTTSYDISDHPDFPVRGFMLDVSRDRVPTRRTLARWVDVLVLARINTLELYTEHTYAFSGEQEVWQDASPLTAQDLQWLDALCASRGVDLVCNQNTLGHMERFLKHPRHAQRAENEDGFEMREVHRPPSTLEPTPENAAFVQGLLEDVTPNFRTKRLNVGADEPFELGTGKSAGRAEEVGLGTVYWDYVTSVLQPWLDRGYAVEFWADVFGDHPELMDKVPAGAVPVVWQYDSPQLLQEVVDAASPGQVQEWESLGVDVTALRDGFRDRAKLLLDAGIPFWVAPGASNWNSLLGRWDNAVGNMLDAAEVGLAHSAQGYLNTSWGDHGHWDPPSVAFGPVLFGGAVSWSLEGNRDVDVAAVLSDALLLDPHGVVGDVLVRAGKVCAQLGAPLLNASPLCLVLREPDQLKPWAVPAPAALADVQAELLSCVQDLRSAEPAAADGDVVVREVTWALQLAEFAVRVFQARGQDGAFDAVRAPRLLTELEGLLEEHRACWALRSRPGGLPESLAAFAPLRHALLRAVG from the coding sequence GTGCCCGTCACCCCGTTCCCCCGTCCGCAGTCGATGACGAGCACGACGGGCACCGGGCCCGCCGCGGACGCTCCCCTGCGCGTCGTGCTGGACCCGGCGACGCCCGCACAGGGGTACCGGTTGCAGACCTCCCCCGAGGGCACGACGATCGCGCACTCGGACGCGGCGGGGTTGCGGTACGCGCTGGCGACCCTGGACCAGCTCCGCGCGGACCGGGAGTTCTCCACCACCTCCTACGACATCAGCGACCACCCCGACTTCCCGGTGCGGGGTTTCATGCTCGACGTCAGCCGCGACCGCGTCCCCACCCGGCGGACGCTGGCGCGCTGGGTCGACGTGCTGGTGCTGGCCCGGATCAACACCCTCGAGCTCTACACCGAGCACACCTACGCGTTCAGCGGTGAGCAGGAGGTGTGGCAGGACGCCTCGCCGTTGACGGCGCAGGACCTGCAGTGGCTCGACGCGCTCTGCGCCTCCCGGGGCGTGGACCTCGTCTGCAACCAGAACACCCTGGGCCACATGGAGCGGTTCCTCAAGCACCCCCGGCACGCGCAGCGCGCCGAGAACGAGGACGGCTTCGAGATGCGCGAGGTGCACCGGCCGCCGAGCACCCTGGAACCCACCCCGGAGAACGCGGCCTTCGTCCAGGGCCTGCTCGAGGACGTCACCCCGAACTTCCGCACGAAGCGCCTCAACGTCGGCGCCGACGAGCCGTTCGAGCTGGGCACGGGCAAGAGCGCCGGCCGGGCCGAGGAGGTCGGCCTCGGGACGGTGTACTGGGACTACGTGACGAGCGTGCTGCAGCCGTGGCTGGACCGCGGGTACGCGGTGGAGTTCTGGGCCGACGTCTTCGGCGACCACCCCGAACTCATGGACAAGGTCCCGGCGGGAGCCGTCCCGGTGGTCTGGCAGTACGACTCCCCGCAGCTGCTGCAGGAGGTCGTCGACGCGGCCTCCCCCGGGCAGGTGCAGGAGTGGGAGTCCCTCGGGGTCGACGTCACCGCGCTGCGCGACGGGTTCCGGGACCGCGCGAAGCTGCTGCTGGACGCGGGCATCCCGTTCTGGGTGGCGCCGGGCGCCAGCAACTGGAACTCCCTGCTGGGCCGGTGGGACAACGCCGTCGGCAACATGCTGGACGCGGCCGAGGTCGGGCTCGCCCACTCCGCGCAGGGCTACCTCAACACGTCCTGGGGCGACCACGGGCACTGGGACCCGCCGTCGGTGGCCTTCGGTCCCGTCCTGTTCGGGGGCGCGGTGTCCTGGTCGCTGGAGGGGAACCGCGACGTCGACGTCGCGGCCGTCCTGTCCGACGCGCTGCTGCTGGACCCGCACGGCGTCGTCGGCGACGTCCTCGTGCGCGCGGGGAAGGTCTGCGCACAGCTCGGCGCTCCCCTGCTCAACGCCTCCCCCCTGTGCCTCGTGCTGCGCGAACCGGACCAGCTCAAGCCGTGGGCCGTGCCCGCCCCCGCGGCCCTCGCCGACGTGCAGGCCGAGCTGCTGTCGTGCGTGCAGGACCTCCGGTCGGCCGAGCCGGCCGCCGCGGACGGCGACGTCGTCGTGCGCGAGGTGACGTGGGCGCTGCAGCTGGCGGAGTTCGCCGTCCGCGTCTTCCAGGCCCGTGGCCAGGACGGGGCGTTCGACGCCGTCCGCGCCCCGCGGCTGCTCACCGAGCTCGAGGGCCTCCTCGAGGAGCACCGGGCCTGCTGGGCGCTGCGGTCCCGCCCGGGCGGCCTGCCCGAGAGCCTGGCCGCCTTCGCCCCGCTGCGGCACGCCTTGCTGCGGGCCGTGGGCTGA